One window from the genome of Microbulbifer sp. ALW1 encodes:
- the lipA gene encoding lipoyl synthase, giving the protein MATSAVPETAVPEAAVPEISPVKRTRRLQQGEKLRDGDKVERIPVKVIASDQTLRKPEWIRVKVPSVKASKEVERIKSILRSQKLATVCEEASCPNLGECFSGGTATFMIMGEICTRRCPFCDVGHGKPNPLDPNEPQQLAEAIAAMSLRYVVITSVDRDDLRDGGAQHFADCIKQSRALSPNLQVEILTPDFRGRMDIALDILEADAPDVFNHNLETVPRLYRESRPGANYKWSLKLLQEYKKRRPDVLTKSGLMVGLGETKEEIFEVLDDMREHDIDMLTIGQYLQPSKEHLPVQRYVHPDEFEEYRVYAEQIGFKHAACGPMVRSSYHADKQAHGEEVK; this is encoded by the coding sequence ATCGCTACCTCTGCAGTTCCCGAAACTGCCGTGCCGGAAGCCGCTGTACCGGAAATCAGCCCGGTAAAACGCACCCGCCGCCTGCAGCAGGGCGAAAAACTGCGCGACGGCGACAAGGTAGAGCGCATCCCGGTGAAGGTAATCGCCAGTGACCAGACCCTGCGCAAACCCGAATGGATTCGGGTAAAGGTGCCTTCAGTCAAAGCGTCCAAAGAAGTTGAGCGCATTAAGAGCATTCTGCGCTCGCAGAAACTTGCCACCGTGTGTGAAGAAGCCAGCTGTCCCAACCTGGGTGAGTGTTTCAGTGGCGGTACCGCCACCTTCATGATCATGGGCGAGATCTGTACCCGTCGCTGTCCCTTCTGCGATGTGGGCCACGGCAAGCCAAACCCGCTGGATCCGAACGAACCGCAGCAGCTGGCGGAAGCCATTGCGGCCATGAGCCTGCGCTATGTAGTAATCACTTCGGTGGACCGGGACGACCTGCGCGACGGCGGTGCCCAGCACTTTGCCGACTGCATCAAGCAGTCCCGCGCACTGTCGCCGAACCTGCAGGTGGAAATCCTGACCCCGGACTTCCGCGGTCGTATGGACATCGCGCTGGACATTCTTGAAGCGGATGCCCCGGACGTGTTCAACCACAACCTGGAAACCGTGCCGCGCCTGTACCGCGAGTCCCGCCCCGGTGCCAACTACAAGTGGTCCCTGAAACTGCTGCAGGAATACAAAAAGCGCCGCCCCGACGTACTCACCAAGTCCGGCCTGATGGTGGGCCTTGGTGAGACCAAGGAAGAGATTTTCGAAGTACTGGACGACATGCGCGAACACGATATCGACATGCTCACCATCGGCCAGTACCTGCAGCCGAGCAAGGAGCACCTGCCGGTGCAGCGTTATGTGCACCCGGATGAGTTTGAAGAGTACCGGGTTTACGCCGAGCAGATCGGCTTCAAGCATGCGGCCTGTGGCCCGATGGTACGCTCGTCCTATCACGCGGATAAGCAGGCCCATGGGGAAGAGGTAAAGTAA
- the lipB gene encoding lipoyl(octanoyl) transferase LipB, with protein sequence MAAQDLAICNLGRRDYESVWRAMAHYTDTRGSDAVDQIWCVEHPPVFTQGQAGKAEHLLNTGDIPVVQVDRGGQVTYHGPGQLVVYPLLDLRRRKVGVRDLVTALEEATVDMLAEFGIAAAPRADAPGVYLTDGPRAGNKIASIGLRVRRGCSFHGIAINIDMDLGPFLRINPCGYAGMQMVQMTEVIQPAPEWQKVAEIFVAALQRRLQLPAADWQPVDENLFLVAGIEPDTESGMSNV encoded by the coding sequence ATGGCCGCACAAGATCTGGCCATCTGCAATCTGGGCCGGCGCGACTACGAAAGCGTATGGCGTGCCATGGCCCACTATACCGATACCCGCGGCAGCGACGCCGTGGATCAGATCTGGTGCGTTGAACACCCCCCCGTATTTACCCAGGGCCAGGCCGGCAAGGCCGAGCACCTGCTGAATACCGGCGATATCCCGGTAGTTCAGGTGGATCGCGGTGGTCAGGTGACCTACCACGGCCCCGGCCAGCTGGTGGTTTACCCGCTGCTGGACCTGCGCCGCCGCAAGGTCGGAGTACGGGACCTGGTAACCGCGCTGGAAGAGGCCACCGTCGATATGCTGGCGGAATTCGGGATTGCCGCCGCACCGCGCGCGGATGCGCCCGGTGTTTACCTCACTGATGGTCCCCGTGCCGGCAACAAGATTGCCTCTATTGGTCTGCGGGTGCGCCGCGGCTGCAGCTTCCACGGTATCGCCATCAACATCGATATGGATCTGGGCCCCTTTCTACGGATCAATCCCTGTGGATATGCGGGCATGCAGATGGTGCAGATGACCGAAGTGATCCAGCCTGCGCCGGAATGGCAAAAAGTGGCTGAGATTTTTGTAGCAGCATTGCAGCGCAGACTGCAATTACCGGCAGCCGACTGGCAGCCGGTGGACGAGAATTTATTTTTGGTGGCGGGGATTGAGCCCGATACCGAATCAGGAATGAGTAATGTCTGA
- a CDS encoding YbeD family protein: MTQDSEQQPPKIEFPCEDYMVKVLRNADEQLHQLVLEVMRRHAPDLDESKMKHKPSRNGKFTSVTFFIIATGEPQLQALTEELVALDGVHMVI; this comes from the coding sequence ATGACCCAGGATTCAGAGCAGCAGCCTCCGAAAATCGAATTTCCCTGTGAAGACTATATGGTCAAGGTGTTGCGAAACGCCGACGAGCAGTTGCACCAGCTTGTTCTGGAAGTGATGCGCCGCCATGCGCCGGATCTGGACGAGAGCAAGATGAAGCACAAGCCCAGCCGCAACGGCAAGTTTACCTCGGTGACCTTCTTCATCATTGCAACCGGAGAGCCGCAACTGCAGGCGCTGACCGAAGAACTTGTCGCCCTTGACGGCGTACACATGGTGATTTGA